The genomic interval AAGAGAATTGATTGGTTTTTGTGTGAATTTCTTTCATATTGTAGCCGAAACTAAAACCTATGAAAGAAATCTGGTTGGTGCGACACACCACTCCCAAAATAGCCAAAGGCATTGCTTATGGGCAAGCCGATTTGGATGTAATTGACGCTTATCCCAGCGAAAGAAATCGAATCAAAGGTTTTTTGCAAGGGCAATACAACGCGCAAACCCCTGTATATACCAGCCCGCTTAAGCGTTGTCACCTACTTGCCACCGATTTGGCAGCAACTTTGGGCAATGAGCTGAAGGTAGACGATAGATTGATGGAAATGAATTTTGGGGTGTGGGAACAAACTGCCTGGAACGATATACCTCAAGAAACGCTTGCCCCGTGGATGAATGATTTTGTAAATTATAGGGTGCCCGAAGGCGAATGTTTTTTGGATGTGCATACCAGAGTAGTGAGCTTTTGGGACGATTTGCTACAAACCAATGCCGAAAAGGTGATTGTGAGCACCCATAGCGGGGTTATTCGTACCTTGCTTTGCCATGTGTTAGACATTCCCCTAAAAAACGCCTTTAGGTTAGATTTGCACTACGGCACCATCTCTAAGCTCACTCATCATAAGGATTTATCTAAAGTGGTGTATTTTAATCATTGAAGGTAGTTAATAGTTTAAGCATCGCTTTGCGAACATTAGTAATTACGAATTTGAGAATTACGAATTACGAATTACGAATTGGGCGAAGCCATTCGCTATTCGGTGCTACACCATGTTCCATAGACAACTAACAAACCCATAGTATACTTGTTTTCAGTGTGTTATAAATTTATTAGTTAAAAGCCCCGACAGGGGGCAAGCTTCAAGCGACAAGTCGCAAGCTAGACCCTGTTCCACAGGTAACTACACTTTTGTATCACGTTGATTTTCAGTATCTTACAAAAAGTGTAGTTAAAAGCCCCGACAGGGGGCAAGCTTCAAGCGACAAGTCGCAAGCTAGACCCTGTTCCACAGGTAACTACACTTTTGTATCACGTTGATTTTCAGCAGCTTACAAAAAGCGTAGTTAAAAGCCCCGACAGGTTTGCCTGTTCCCCAGGCAACTACCTAAGGATTCGTATAGCCAAGACAAGTAGCTTATTAAGTTGCAGTATTATTTGATTACTTCAAATAGTATAGATATTTGTAAAGAAGAGGGTTTGTCAGACACCGTTAGTGCAGTGATGCTTTAAAGCTCGCTTAAAAGCTTGGTGCAAATAGGTTCAATGATTCCCCTAATGGTGGAAAGTCTTGACAGAGACTTTACCCCGCTTAAAAGAATATTACATGTATATAACCTATTGTCAAACCCTCTTTTTACTCAATAAAGGTTCAATTTAGTGCATTAATCTGTGATGAAAAAATCGGAGACTAAAATAAAAAGTAGCAAAGCCTCTAAAAAGGTGAATTTGTCTGATGAGCTAACCAAGGTTAGGTTAAAAGTGGCCGGGGTAGATATTGCAAACAATATACATTATACAGCTGTTTCACCACACCTGACAAAAGATAACATCAGAAACTTTGGTGCTTTTACCGCAGACTTGCATCGCATGGCAGATTGGTTTAGTGAACTGGGGATAGAAAGTGTGGCAATGGAAGCCACAGGTATATATTGGCAAAGTTTATATGAAATTCTTGAGGACAGAGGTTTTGATGTGGTCTTAGTAAACGCTCGTTATCCTAAAAATGTAAGTGGACGCAAAAGTGATGTTTCTGATTGTAGTTGGATACATACATTACATAGTTATGGATTATTGCCTGCTTCTTTTATTCCTACACAGGATGTCAGAGAGTTTCGCACCTATGTACGCCAGCGGCAACAATTGACCAAGCAAAAAGTGCAACACATGCAACATGTAGGTAAAGCCTTGCAGCTGATGAATGTCAAAATACAGAATGTGATTTCAGATATTGAAGGTAAACTAGGAATGAAGGTTATTCGTGCTATTGCAGCAGGAGAGCACTCCAGTGTAGAACTGGCAAAACTTCATAATAAAACACTCAAAGCCACCAAAGAAGAGTTTACTTTATCACTTGAAGGGAACTTTCGTAAAGCGCACTTATTTTCTCTCCAACAAGCGCTTAGTGCCTATGATTTTGTCCTGAAACAAATCAATGAATGTGAGACAGAAATAGAGCAAATACTCCATAAATGGGATACAGGAGAAATTGTGGCAAAGGAAGATTGGCAAAGCCGAGTAAAAAAAAAACAAAGAGGAAGAATGAATATTCATTTGATTCTGCTTCTTATCTCAAAGATATTACTGGGGTCGATTTAACAGAAGTAGATGGTTTTTCAGAAAATACGATTATCAACATTTTAGCAGAAACAGGAATTGATATGAGTCATTGGAAAAATGCTAAACATTTCACGAGTTGGGCAGGGCTTGCACCCAGAAGAAAAATATCAGGAGATAAACTCTTGGGGCATTTTAAAAATATGAATAACAGTCGGATACATCAAGCATTTAAATTAGCTGCTTGGGGGCTCAATAATAGCAAATGTCACTTGGGAGCCTTATATCGGAACCTAAGTCTTAGAAAAGGTTCAGGGATTGCTGTTCAGGCAGTTGCCCGAAAACTAGCTACTATTTTTTACAATATGATGAAATACAAAACACCATATCGGGGAAAAACAGCAGAGGAATATCAAGAGCAAAACAGAAAACGAAAACTCAAAGCCTTAGAAAGACAAGCCCGAAAAATGGGCTTGAAACTAGAAAAAATATAAAATTAAAGTGCTGATAAACAGGATACTTATGAAATCGGTAGTTAAAAGTCGGTAGACCATAGTTTTAAGCATCGCCTCGTGCTCATTCGTAATTGACCCATTCGTAATTCGTAATTAACCAATTCGTAATTGAAAAAACTCGTAATTCTCAAGAATCTGCTTGCTGTTTTTTCCAATCAACCACCTCGTCACGCATTTGATTATAAGTTTCAAGCGATACATTGGTATGTTTGGCAATGCGCTCATAATCGGCGTTCATATCGTTGATAAAGTCATTGGGAGAGTATATCAACACACTTTTCTGGTAGCAGTCCCGGATCAGGTGTAGGTGAGCGCCCTGCCAATAAGTATGCCCCAGGTTCATCCAGGCATAACAGTTCATATCATTTTCGGGCTCAGCGTCAATGGCTTGGTTTAATGCCTTGCGTGCCTTGTCAAATTTACCTTCTACCACATAGCACCAACCTATTTTACGCAATGTAAATGCATTGTTGGGTTCTTGTTGTAGCGACATTTCATAATAGGTAATGGCTTCTTTGTATTGAAGCAGTTTTTGGTGACAAAACCCTATATTTCGTAAAGTCCAAGAGTCTTTGTTTGCCAGTTGGTAGGCTTTCAGGTGGTGTTCCAGGGCGTTCGCATAATCATCAAACTTTTGGTAGCACCAGCCAATATTATCTAAAATCCATGAGTCATTGGGTTTGAGTACGGCAGCTTTCTGATAATACTCCATAGACTTTTTAAAATCTGATAATTGACGGTAACAATAGGCAACATCTTGTACCTCCCACACATCAAGGGGTTGCTTTTGCTCAGATGCAAGGTAATATTCGAGCGCTTTAGAAAAGTTATCCACCCTTCGGTAGCAATGTGCTATATCTTTGAGGTTGTCAACAGTTCGTATACCTAACTCCTCTGCCTTTAGCAAGTGCGTGAGTGCTTCTTTGTGTTGGTATAACTCTTTGTAATAGCTTCCCAATGACCTGAAAACATAGGGATGGTAAGGAAGTATTTCGGCATACACGAGCAGGGCTTTAATTTCTATTTTATACGTTGCCTTAGACATTGATGCGTTTGATTTGAATCGCTAAATTATATCCTTTTTATAAAAATCCCATCAATAACCGTTTTGAAATTGAATGATTAAACTAATTAATTGCTTTATGGTGGTAATATGGCTGTTTATCCGGGTAACTTTTAGGCAATAAAACACACCAAATGGCTTGGTGAGCTTGTATTCAAGCTTCGTTCCAGTATTTTAAACTAAAGAATGTTTCGAAAAGTTGGCGTTTTTTAGCGCCATATTCTACATCGTGGTTATTTTTTCTTTTAGGGCATCAAATTCCTTGGTGGGTAGTTGTATATACTGCAAAAGCATTGGGTAGTCATTGTCCATATCAGCAAAAAAACGTTCTTTATTTTCAAAAGCTTCAAAGCTACGTCTATAATATTCTCTTGCTTGTTTTTTTTGCCCACTACAATAGTATACATGCCCGGTGTTCATAAGAGATTGAGGGCTTGCTTTTCGGTCAACTTTATAAGATTTGCGATAAGCATTTAATGCATTTTTGAGGTTGCCACACACAAAGTGTACCCAACCTATTTGTCTGATTGTCCAGGCATTGCTTGAGTCTACTGCCAGTGACTGGGCATAAAATGTCATCGCTTTTTTGTAACTTTTGATGCTCATATAACAATACCCAATGTTGTCAAGGTTCCACGGATCTTTGTTGTCTACCTTATATACATTCAGGTGATACTTCAGTGCCGATGTGTAATCGTTGAGTTGTTGGTAGTTCCAGCCTATGCTATCCAGCACATAGGTATCGTTGGGCTTGAGCTGGTCAAGTTTAATAAAATAAGCAATAGATTTTTTGTATTGTCGGGCACCTTGGTAAGCCATTGCCATACGGCGGATCAGCCAACTGTCTTCAGGGTATTCAGGTTCTACCTTTCTAAAGCAATCAATGGCTTTTTTGTGTTGTTTTATTTGTTGATAGGCATAGCCTAACTTCTTGAAATCCAGTTTTTTGTCGTGAGCAGTTTTTTCAGCTTTTTTAAAGTAAGTAATGGCCTTGCGGTAGTCATAACGGTGATAGTAACAAACCCCAATCGTGTGCAATAGCTCAAAGTGAGAGGGAAGCAGTTCCTCATAAGGGAGCAATTGAGAAAGTTCTTGTTTAAACTGCACGGTAGACATGGGCAAAATTGTTTGTTAAAATGAACGATTTCTGGTTAACCAAAAGAACCTGTGAGGCTTGTTTTGATAAAAAAATAATAATGCAAAAATACAACAGGATATATCTGAAAAAAAACGTCATTTGATGAGTTCTTTACATCAAGTAGTTTTTCTTAAATCCGAGTATTTTTTTACTTTTTTGCCTGATTTCTGTAAATAAAACTATAAAGAAAGGTCTTTAGTTTAGGAATAACGTGCCTTGTTGGAGTAGTAGATTTATATAGTGTTTTGAGATAGTATGAAGTATGTAAGACCCTCACTATAAATTCACGATAATTTACGCTGGTTTGTTGGGTTTTATACCAAGAAATTTTTAATTGTTTTGCTCGTAATGCTTAA from Microscilla marina ATCC 23134 carries:
- the cobC gene encoding alpha-ribazole phosphatase encodes the protein MKEIWLVRHTTPKIAKGIAYGQADLDVIDAYPSERNRIKGFLQGQYNAQTPVYTSPLKRCHLLATDLAATLGNELKVDDRLMEMNFGVWEQTAWNDIPQETLAPWMNDFVNYRVPEGECFLDVHTRVVSFWDDLLQTNAEKVIVSTHSGVIRTLLCHVLDIPLKNAFRLDLHYGTISKLTHHKDLSKVVYFNH
- a CDS encoding IS110 family RNA-guided transposase, whose product is MKKSETKIKSSKASKKVNLSDELTKVRLKVAGVDIANNIHYTAVSPHLTKDNIRNFGAFTADLHRMADWFSELGIESVAMEATGIYWQSLYEILEDRGFDVVLVNARYPKNVSGRKSDVSDCSWIHTLHSYGLLPASFIPTQDVREFRTYVRQRQQLTKQKVQHMQHVGKALQLMNVKIQNVISDIEGKLGMKVIRAIAAGEHSSVELAKLHNKTLKATKEEFTLSLEGNFRKAHLFSLQQALSAYDFVLKQINECETEIEQILHKWDTGEIVAKEDWQSRVKKKQRGRMNIHLILLLISKILLGSI
- a CDS encoding transposase, yielding MAKPSKKKTKRKNEYSFDSASYLKDITGVDLTEVDGFSENTIINILAETGIDMSHWKNAKHFTSWAGLAPRRKISGDKLLGHFKNMNNSRIHQAFKLAAWGLNNSKCHLGALYRNLSLRKGSGIAVQAVARKLATIFYNMMKYKTPYRGKTAEEYQEQNRKRKLKALERQARKMGLKLEKI
- a CDS encoding tetratricopeptide repeat protein; amino-acid sequence: MSKATYKIEIKALLVYAEILPYHPYVFRSLGSYYKELYQHKEALTHLLKAEELGIRTVDNLKDIAHCYRRVDNFSKALEYYLASEQKQPLDVWEVQDVAYCYRQLSDFKKSMEYYQKAAVLKPNDSWILDNIGWCYQKFDDYANALEHHLKAYQLANKDSWTLRNIGFCHQKLLQYKEAITYYEMSLQQEPNNAFTLRKIGWCYVVEGKFDKARKALNQAIDAEPENDMNCYAWMNLGHTYWQGAHLHLIRDCYQKSVLIYSPNDFINDMNADYERIAKHTNVSLETYNQMRDEVVDWKKQQADS
- a CDS encoding tetratricopeptide repeat protein — its product is MSTVQFKQELSQLLPYEELLPSHFELLHTIGVCYYHRYDYRKAITYFKKAEKTAHDKKLDFKKLGYAYQQIKQHKKAIDCFRKVEPEYPEDSWLIRRMAMAYQGARQYKKSIAYFIKLDQLKPNDTYVLDSIGWNYQQLNDYTSALKYHLNVYKVDNKDPWNLDNIGYCYMSIKSYKKAMTFYAQSLAVDSSNAWTIRQIGWVHFVCGNLKNALNAYRKSYKVDRKASPQSLMNTGHVYYCSGQKKQAREYYRRSFEAFENKERFFADMDNDYPMLLQYIQLPTKEFDALKEKITTM